The following proteins are co-located in the Aggregatibacter aphrophilus ATCC 33389 genome:
- the pmbA gene encoding metalloprotease PmbA gives MSAKTLENQTALLQQQEQQLRDAVSLAIEIAQKAGAAAEVGVTKSGGLSVSTRLKEIENVEFNNDGALGISVYLGQQKGNASTSDLSPEAIKNTVEAALAIAKYTSPDDCAGLADKELMAFDAPDLDLYHAADIDVDRVAQLALETEKAALEFDKRIVNSEGASFNAHTGVRVYGNSHGMLQSYLSSHYSLSCSVIAEHENQLERDYEYTVSRNINSLESAQWVGENAAQKTIARLQPQKIATQQAPVIFLNDVATGLISHLAAAISGGSLYRKASFLLDHLGKQVLPDWFHINEKPHLIGRLASTPFDSEGVRTQDLEVIRQGILQTYLLTSYSGRKLGMQSTGHAGGIHNWLVQPNSSGKLTALLRQMERGLLVTEVMGQGVNLVTGDYSRGAAGFWVENGEIQYPVAEITTAGRLQDMLRNIVAVGDDIEHRSNIQTGSILLENMKISGN, from the coding sequence ATGTCAGCAAAAACACTTGAAAATCAGACCGCACTTTTACAGCAACAAGAACAACAATTACGCGATGCAGTCAGTCTCGCCATTGAAATTGCACAAAAAGCCGGCGCTGCCGCCGAAGTGGGGGTCACGAAATCCGGTGGATTATCGGTTTCTACCCGTTTAAAAGAAATTGAAAACGTTGAATTTAATAATGATGGGGCATTAGGCATTTCGGTTTATTTAGGTCAACAAAAAGGCAACGCGTCCACCTCAGACTTAAGCCCGGAGGCCATTAAAAATACCGTAGAAGCAGCCTTGGCGATCGCAAAATACACATCCCCTGATGATTGCGCAGGCTTAGCCGATAAAGAATTAATGGCGTTTGATGCACCAGATTTAGATTTATACCACGCCGCCGATATTGATGTTGATCGCGTTGCGCAATTGGCATTAGAAACAGAAAAAGCGGCATTGGAATTCGACAAACGTATTGTCAACAGCGAAGGGGCGTCTTTCAATGCTCATACCGGCGTACGGGTGTATGGCAATAGCCATGGAATGTTGCAAAGCTATTTATCCAGCCACTATTCATTGTCTTGCTCGGTCATTGCCGAACATGAAAATCAACTGGAACGGGATTATGAATACACGGTTTCCCGTAATATCAATTCGTTAGAAAGTGCGCAATGGGTGGGGGAAAATGCAGCACAGAAAACTATTGCCCGTTTACAACCACAAAAAATTGCCACGCAGCAGGCGCCGGTTATTTTCTTAAATGATGTGGCGACAGGATTAATCAGTCATTTGGCGGCAGCGATTAGTGGGGGCAGCTTGTATCGTAAAGCCAGTTTTTTATTGGATCACCTCGGCAAACAAGTATTGCCCGATTGGTTTCATATTAACGAAAAGCCCCATTTAATCGGTCGATTGGCCTCTACACCATTTGATAGCGAAGGCGTCAGAACGCAGGATCTGGAGGTTATTCGCCAAGGAATTTTGCAAACCTATTTACTCACCAGTTATAGCGGTCGCAAGCTAGGTATGCAAAGCACAGGGCACGCAGGCGGCATTCATAATTGGTTGGTACAGCCCAATTCATCAGGAAAACTGACCGCACTTTTACGCCAAATGGAACGCGGATTATTGGTTACCGAAGTGATGGGGCAAGGTGTGAATTTGGTCACGGGCGACTACTCACGCGGCGCAGCTGGATTCTGGGTGGAAAATGGTGAAATTCAATATCCGGTGGCAGAAATCACTACTGCAGGAAGATTGCAGGATATGCTACGTAATATTGTGGCGGTAGGTGATGATATTGAACATCGGTCAAATATCCAGACCGGTTCTATCCTACTGGAAAATATGAAAATTTCCGGAAATTAA
- the hpt gene encoding hypoxanthine phosphoribosyltransferase: MKKHHVETLISEQDVRSRISELGQEITCFYQHKNTDTPLVVVGLLRGSFMFMADLVREINLPVEIDFMTTSSYGDSMSTSHDVRIRKDLDGDIKGKHVLIVEDIIDTGYTLQKVREILNLREPLSLTICTLLDKPSRREVDVPVDWVGFTIPDEFVVGYGIDYAQHHRNLGYIGKVILEE; the protein is encoded by the coding sequence ATGAAAAAACACCATGTTGAAACTCTCATTTCCGAACAGGATGTTCGCTCCCGCATTAGTGAATTAGGTCAAGAAATTACCTGTTTCTATCAACATAAAAATACTGATACGCCACTGGTTGTTGTAGGTTTACTGCGTGGTTCCTTCATGTTCATGGCGGATTTAGTACGTGAAATTAACCTGCCGGTGGAAATCGACTTCATGACCACATCAAGTTATGGAGACTCCATGAGTACCAGTCATGATGTACGTATTCGCAAAGATCTTGATGGTGACATTAAAGGCAAACACGTTTTGATCGTGGAAGACATTATCGATACCGGTTACACCTTACAAAAAGTGCGTGAAATTCTAAATTTACGCGAACCTCTCTCACTGACGATTTGTACATTATTGGACAAACCTTCACGTCGCGAAGTAGATGTGCCGGTAGACTGGGTGGGTTTCACCATTCCTGATGAATTCGTTGTTGGCTATGGCATTGACTACGCCCAACATCATCGTAATCTTGGTTACATCGGCAAAGTCATTTTAGAAGAATAG
- a CDS encoding glycerate kinase, giving the protein MKIVIAPDSFKESLTALEVAEAIETGFKKVFPQAEYVKLPMADGGEGTVQSLVDATGGKLVKCDVVAPLGNRVQSFFGLSGDGKTAIIEMAAASGLHLVPKDERNPLNTTSYGTGELIKCALELGVQHIILGIGGSATNDGGVGMLQALGVRFLNKQQQDIGYGGAQLAEIELIDTGELDSRLAQVHIEVACDVNNPLCGERGASAIFGPQKGATPQMVTQLDAALAHFAEIAQRDCGKNIKEQAGAGAAGGMGGGLLLLPNVVLKAGVQIVLDNLQLAESVREADLVITGEGRMDAQSILGKTPIGVARTAKQFNKPVIAIVGCLREDYEVVYEHGIDAVFPIIRQLADLSEILQQGRENLTSSAQNIARLLALKDAF; this is encoded by the coding sequence ATGAAAATTGTAATTGCTCCCGATTCTTTTAAAGAAAGTTTAACGGCGTTGGAAGTTGCCGAAGCCATTGAAACCGGATTCAAAAAAGTTTTTCCGCAGGCGGAATATGTCAAATTACCTATGGCTGACGGCGGAGAAGGCACCGTACAATCGTTGGTAGATGCTACTGGCGGTAAATTAGTGAAATGCGATGTTGTCGCGCCGCTAGGTAACCGTGTGCAAAGTTTCTTTGGGCTTTCGGGGGATGGAAAAACCGCCATTATTGAAATGGCAGCAGCCTCCGGTTTGCATTTAGTGCCGAAGGATGAACGTAATCCATTAAATACCACCAGTTACGGCACCGGTGAATTAATTAAATGCGCATTGGAGCTTGGTGTACAACACATTATTCTTGGTATTGGCGGAAGTGCGACAAATGATGGAGGTGTTGGGATGTTACAGGCCTTAGGCGTCCGATTCCTCAATAAGCAACAACAAGACATTGGCTATGGCGGAGCTCAGTTAGCGGAAATTGAACTAATTGATACCGGTGAGCTAGATAGCCGCTTGGCTCAAGTGCATATTGAGGTAGCGTGTGATGTGAATAATCCTCTTTGTGGTGAACGGGGCGCTTCGGCGATTTTCGGCCCGCAAAAAGGTGCAACGCCGCAAATGGTGACACAACTTGATGCTGCATTAGCGCATTTTGCCGAGATAGCTCAACGGGATTGTGGCAAAAATATTAAGGAGCAGGCTGGTGCCGGTGCAGCCGGTGGTATGGGTGGCGGATTGTTATTATTGCCAAATGTGGTACTGAAAGCCGGTGTGCAAATCGTGTTGGATAATTTGCAATTGGCAGAAAGCGTGCGGGAGGCCGATTTGGTGATTACCGGCGAAGGCAGAATGGACGCGCAAAGCATTTTAGGCAAAACCCCTATTGGTGTGGCGCGTACGGCAAAACAGTTTAATAAACCGGTGATTGCCATAGTGGGTTGCCTGCGTGAGGATTATGAGGTGGTGTACGAACATGGCATTGATGCGGTGTTCCCGATTATTCGCCAGTTGGCCGACTTGTCAGAAATTCTACAACAAGGACGTGAGAATCTTACGTCAAGCGCGCAAAATATTGCCCGATTATTGGCGTTAAAAGACGCATTTTAG
- a CDS encoding GntP family permease → MTTVSALGAIIALAVAIFLILKKVSPAYGMLAGALIGGLIGGADLTQTVILMIGGAQGITTAVMRILAAGVLAGVLIDSGAANTIAESITNKLGETRALLALALATLILTAVGVFVDVAVITVSPIALALARRTDLSKPAILLAMIGGGKAGNIISPNPNAIAAADTFHLPLTSVMMAGIIPAVFGLILTYFLAKRLVKKGSRVSEQEVIVVDKQDLPHFGTAMIAPLCAILLLALRPLFDIKVDPLIALPVGGLVGALCMGKIRHANRYAISGLGKMAPVAIMLLGTGALAGIIANSGLKDVLIQGLEHSGLPSYILAPISGALMSLATASTTAGTAVASNVFSGTLLELGVSGLAAAAMIHAGATVFDHMPHGSFFHATGGSVNMDIKERLKLIPYESAVGLIMTIVSTLIFGVFA, encoded by the coding sequence ATGACGACAGTATCTGCCTTAGGCGCGATTATTGCATTAGCGGTCGCAATCTTTTTAATTTTGAAAAAAGTATCACCGGCTTATGGTATGTTAGCCGGCGCATTAATTGGCGGGTTAATTGGTGGTGCGGATCTAACACAAACCGTCATCCTGATGATTGGTGGCGCGCAAGGGATTACTACAGCGGTAATGCGTATTCTGGCTGCCGGTGTATTGGCTGGGGTATTGATTGACTCGGGTGCGGCGAATACCATTGCTGAAAGCATCACCAATAAATTAGGGGAAACCCGTGCTTTATTGGCACTGGCATTAGCTACGCTGATTTTAACGGCTGTTGGCGTGTTTGTTGATGTGGCGGTCATTACGGTTTCGCCTATTGCATTGGCACTTGCTCGTCGTACCGATTTATCAAAACCGGCGATTTTATTGGCAATGATTGGTGGTGGAAAGGCCGGAAATATTATCTCTCCTAATCCAAATGCCATTGCTGCCGCTGATACCTTCCATTTGCCGTTAACTTCGGTCATGATGGCGGGAATTATTCCTGCTGTATTTGGTTTGATCTTAACTTATTTCCTTGCCAAACGTTTGGTGAAAAAAGGCAGTAGAGTGTCAGAACAAGAAGTGATTGTGGTGGATAAACAGGATTTACCGCACTTCGGTACAGCAATGATTGCCCCTCTTTGTGCCATTTTGTTACTTGCCTTACGTCCGTTATTTGATATTAAAGTGGATCCATTGATTGCCTTGCCGGTCGGCGGTTTGGTTGGTGCACTATGTATGGGCAAAATACGTCATGCTAATCGTTATGCCATAAGTGGGTTAGGAAAAATGGCACCGGTTGCTATCATGTTGCTTGGTACCGGGGCGTTAGCAGGTATTATTGCCAATTCAGGCTTAAAAGACGTATTAATTCAAGGCTTGGAACATTCCGGTTTACCTTCTTATATCTTAGCCCCAATTTCCGGTGCGTTAATGTCCTTAGCGACAGCCTCCACTACAGCTGGGACGGCGGTAGCATCCAATGTATTTAGCGGCACCTTATTAGAATTAGGAGTGAGCGGATTAGCCGCTGCAGCGATGATTCATGCCGGTGCCACCGTTTTTGACCATATGCCACATGGTTCTTTCTTCCATGCCACCGGTGGTAGTGTGAACATGGATATTAAAGAGCGCTTAAAGCTTATTCCTTATGAAAGTGCGGTCGGTTTAATCATGACTATTGTTTCAACCCTTATCTTCGGCGTCTTTGCCTAA
- a CDS encoding sugar diacid recognition domain-containing protein — protein sequence MQLDKVIAQNIVKRTMSIINCSVNVMDHRGVIIASGNPARLNQLHTGAVLALRQNRVVEVDEKLAEKWNFEAQPGINVPIQYLGHNIGVIGVSGVPEQVKSYAELVKMTAELIVEQHVLLEKESWNRRYKEEFILQLVKGNLSLTEMEEQAKFFSFSLAIPRVVIIIKLLKPSIDSLQQLVSYLEQPQFEQEVAILSLDQIIILQPFSIFSQFDKQLKKLLPEHYLQQDYKIAIGAQLERSVHEQLKVSYHTAMGTLHYGLKHYPRKTLYVFEQYRLPVLLAGIADSWQAEELLKPLKALFQQENAQLLKTLQYYFLSNCDLTLTAQKLFMHPNTLRYRLAKIEQVTNLSFNKIEDKLSLYLSTVLA from the coding sequence ATGCAGTTAGATAAAGTTATTGCACAAAATATCGTGAAAAGAACGATGAGCATTATTAACTGTTCGGTGAATGTCATGGATCATCGTGGCGTGATTATTGCATCAGGCAATCCCGCCCGTTTGAATCAATTACATACCGGTGCAGTGCTCGCGTTGAGACAAAACCGTGTGGTGGAAGTGGATGAAAAATTAGCAGAAAAATGGAATTTTGAAGCGCAACCAGGGATTAATGTGCCGATTCAATATCTTGGGCATAATATCGGCGTTATTGGTGTTTCTGGTGTTCCTGAGCAGGTGAAATCTTATGCGGAATTAGTAAAAATGACTGCTGAATTAATTGTTGAGCAGCATGTTTTATTAGAAAAAGAAAGTTGGAATCGACGTTATAAAGAAGAATTTATTTTGCAGTTGGTAAAAGGCAATTTATCTTTAACAGAGATGGAAGAGCAGGCTAAATTCTTCTCTTTTTCTTTAGCGATTCCGCGCGTAGTGATTATTATTAAATTATTAAAACCGAGTATAGATTCTTTGCAGCAATTAGTCAGTTATTTAGAACAACCTCAATTTGAACAAGAAGTTGCCATTTTATCACTCGATCAAATTATTATTTTGCAGCCTTTCAGCATTTTTTCACAATTTGATAAACAACTTAAAAAATTATTACCGGAACATTATTTACAACAGGATTATAAAATTGCCATTGGGGCACAACTTGAGCGCTCTGTTCACGAACAATTAAAGGTATCTTACCATACTGCGATGGGCACCTTGCACTATGGCTTGAAGCACTATCCGCGTAAAACATTGTATGTCTTTGAACAATATCGCCTGCCAGTATTGCTGGCAGGCATTGCTGATAGTTGGCAGGCAGAGGAGTTATTAAAACCATTAAAAGCCTTATTTCAGCAAGAAAATGCTCAGCTACTTAAAACCTTGCAGTATTATTTTTTGTCAAATTGTGATCTGACTCTCACTGCGCAGAAATTGTTCATGCACCCCAACACGTTGCGTTATCGCTTAGCTAAAATTGAGCAAGTAACCAACTTATCTTTCAATAAGATAGAAGATAAATTAAGTCTCTATTTAAGTACTGTATTAGCTTAG
- a CDS encoding glycosyltransferase family protein translates to MDQKRREEHHGPNNYDIEIEQPYVLCVMGGGQDGFQLAKAFMQAELPKNHQGLLITGALMPEAQCEELHAMNQQRPDIHVLDFVTEPLKLLQNAERVISMGGYNTTTEILSFNKRALIVPRITPRKEQWIRASRLAEMGVIDYMHPNDLTPQALTHWLQKNNSTINARDTLNFNGLDNVVNQIRHILLK, encoded by the coding sequence TTGGATCAAAAACGCCGAGAAGAACATCATGGCCCAAATAACTACGACATTGAAATTGAACAACCTTATGTACTTTGTGTTATGGGCGGAGGGCAAGATGGCTTTCAATTAGCCAAAGCCTTTATGCAAGCAGAATTACCGAAAAATCATCAGGGTTTATTAATTACCGGCGCATTAATGCCTGAAGCACAATGCGAGGAATTGCATGCTATGAATCAACAACGCCCAGACATTCATGTGTTGGATTTTGTGACCGAACCTCTCAAACTGTTACAAAATGCAGAACGTGTAATTTCGATGGGTGGTTACAACACAACAACCGAAATCCTGTCATTTAATAAGCGCGCGTTAATCGTGCCTCGTATCACGCCGCGTAAAGAACAATGGATTCGCGCTTCCCGATTAGCTGAAATGGGTGTAATAGATTATATGCACCCTAACGATCTCACACCACAAGCGTTAACTCATTGGTTACAGAAAAACAATTCTACGATCAATGCACGCGATACCCTAAATTTCAATGGGTTAGATAATGTGGTCAACCAAATCCGCCACATTTTACTCAAATAA
- a CDS encoding glycosyltransferase, producing the protein MNTPLNPKEQSPMYIGYVLKRYPRFSETFVVNEILAHERAGTQIDIFALGPVMETHFQDGISHVRAPVNRLMDKQRNPENFWALLEQGFQRLPNFAAKLAQAQGDVHEIGQSIILALKVLDKGIQHLHAHFGTQATTVARQAAIFADISYTFTAHAKDIYFSYEKSTALDRKMRDAAMTVTVSDYNLTYLREQYGNDAEKTVRIYNGMDLRKFPYHTGARQPSHILAVGRFSTEKRL; encoded by the coding sequence ATGAACACACCATTAAACCCAAAAGAACAATCCCCAATGTATATCGGCTATGTGCTAAAACGCTATCCGCGGTTTTCCGAAACCTTCGTAGTAAATGAAATCTTAGCTCATGAACGCGCTGGTACCCAAATTGATATTTTTGCTCTTGGACCGGTGATGGAAACTCATTTCCAAGATGGAATTTCACATGTTCGCGCACCGGTTAATCGGTTAATGGATAAACAACGTAATCCGGAAAATTTCTGGGCATTGCTTGAACAAGGCTTTCAGCGCTTACCGAATTTTGCTGCAAAATTAGCGCAAGCACAGGGGGATGTACATGAAATCGGACAAAGTATTATTTTAGCGTTAAAAGTATTAGATAAAGGTATTCAACACTTACACGCCCATTTCGGTACACAGGCTACCACTGTTGCAAGACAGGCGGCAATTTTTGCTGATATAAGCTATACCTTTACCGCGCATGCTAAAGACATCTATTTTTCATATGAAAAATCTACCGCACTTGATCGCAAAATGCGTGATGCGGCAATGACGGTTACCGTTTCCGATTACAACTTAACTTACTTGCGTGAGCAATACGGCAATGACGCAGAAAAAACCGTGCGAATTTATAATGGTATGGATTTACGCAAATTTCCTTACCATACAGGTGCTCGACAACCCTCACATATTTTGGCTGTGGGCCGATTTAGTACCGAAAAAAGGCTTTAG
- a CDS encoding glycosyltransferase family 4 protein — protein sequence MLEAVAILNVDCTLVGDGALRQELEAKINALDIADRVHMVGPMPQPEIIELVQNAKMLVAPCVISEDGDRDGLPTVLLESMALGTPVISTQVAGIPELVQNENTGLCVPPQNPQRLAYAIEKLLTDYVLCQTLSQNARALIEREYDEDKNAAELREVFRQAIAQHSNTNGTN from the coding sequence TTGTTAGAAGCAGTGGCAATATTAAATGTTGATTGCACCTTGGTAGGTGACGGAGCTCTAAGACAGGAATTAGAAGCCAAGATTAACGCCTTAGATATTGCCGATCGCGTTCACATGGTCGGACCAATGCCACAACCTGAAATTATTGAATTAGTTCAAAATGCCAAGATGTTAGTCGCACCATGCGTGATCAGTGAAGATGGTGATCGTGACGGCTTACCTACAGTATTGCTTGAATCAATGGCACTAGGTACGCCTGTAATTTCAACACAAGTCGCAGGGATTCCGGAGTTAGTACAAAATGAAAATACCGGTTTATGTGTACCACCACAAAACCCGCAACGCCTCGCTTACGCCATAGAGAAATTATTAACTGACTATGTGTTGTGTCAAACCTTATCACAAAATGCCCGAGCGTTAATTGAGCGTGAGTATGATGAAGATAAAAATGCTGCAGAGCTGAGAGAGGTCTTCCGCCAGGCAATCGCGCAACATTCAAATACTAACGGTACAAATTAA
- a CDS encoding ABC transporter ATP-binding protein, producing the protein MSKNAWWSVAYRLRDYIRPERMIVIGSLVALLLSTAMRLLKPLPLAFVVDHVLLDGVKLSADEASHAAAQQAPAHQGLIDTLLASVNTTYLLWGCAAAVIVIALLMAAASYISTVGLALAGSHILSHVRKDLFAHLQRLSLRFHSQARTGDLTMRLINDIAMLREAVITALMPMLANIFILLGMFGMMLYLNWRLTSLALLAVPLMWWSTTRASRKIHEVSRAQRKREGSMASKAAEYIASIRTVQSLSLEQETMRSFAGDDAESRKQNVQSKRLSAGLERRVDIIIAVISALVLLNGSYSVLHGDMSTGDLIIFMSYLNNSFRPVREYAKYTGRLFKSFGSRGTRGEFIRRTTGYSR; encoded by the coding sequence ATGAGTAAAAATGCATGGTGGTCGGTAGCTTACCGACTGAGAGACTATATTCGACCGGAACGCATGATTGTCATCGGATCGTTAGTGGCATTATTGCTTTCTACGGCAATGCGTCTGCTTAAACCACTCCCCTTAGCTTTTGTAGTGGACCATGTGTTACTCGACGGCGTCAAATTATCAGCTGATGAGGCATCTCACGCGGCAGCACAACAAGCACCGGCGCACCAAGGTTTAATTGATACGTTATTAGCTTCTGTGAATACCACATATTTATTATGGGGTTGCGCTGCTGCCGTTATTGTCATTGCCTTGCTCATGGCAGCAGCTAGCTATATCAGCACAGTCGGATTAGCCTTAGCAGGCAGTCATATTTTAAGCCATGTGCGTAAAGATTTATTTGCGCATTTACAACGTCTTTCTTTGCGATTCCACTCTCAAGCCCGTACTGGCGATTTAACCATGCGCTTAATCAATGATATCGCAATGTTAAGGGAAGCCGTAATTACCGCACTTATGCCAATGTTAGCGAATATTTTTATTCTATTGGGTATGTTCGGCATGATGTTATATCTAAACTGGCGCTTAACTTCTCTAGCTTTATTGGCTGTTCCGCTGATGTGGTGGAGCACCACCCGTGCCAGCCGTAAAATTCATGAGGTCAGTCGCGCACAACGCAAACGGGAAGGCTCCATGGCCTCTAAAGCAGCGGAATATATCGCCTCTATTCGGACTGTGCAATCCCTTTCCCTTGAACAGGAAACGATGCGTAGCTTTGCCGGTGATGATGCAGAAAGTCGTAAACAAAACGTACAATCTAAACGACTTTCTGCCGGTTTAGAGCGTCGCGTCGATATAATCATCGCCGTCATTTCTGCATTAGTCTTATTAAACGGCTCCTATTCCGTCTTGCACGGAGATATGTCCACCGGTGATCTGATTATTTTTATGTCTTACTTAAATAACTCTTTCCGTCCTGTGCGTGAATATGCCAAATACACCGGCAGATTATTCAAAAGCTTTGGCAGCCGGGGAACGCGTGGTGAATTTATTAGACGAACAACCGGATATTCACGATAA
- a CDS encoding ABC transporter ATP-binding protein, which yields MNLLDEQPDIHDKPNAEVLTSARGEIRFDHVKFSYDMQDEEPLAVLKDMDFLIKPGEKIAIVGPSGAGKSTITSLLLRLYEPKEGCVCLDGKNIQDYTIASLRSQIAIVPQDNLLFGLSVRENIALGAVNQAEKITDEEIIQAAKLANAHDFITALPQGYDTILSERGGSLSGGQRQRIAIARAAMNKSAVLILDEPTVGLD from the coding sequence GTGAATTTATTAGACGAACAACCGGATATTCACGATAAGCCAAATGCTGAAGTATTAACTTCTGCGAGAGGTGAAATTCGTTTTGATCACGTCAAATTCAGCTATGACATGCAAGATGAAGAACCTTTGGCCGTATTAAAGGACATGGATTTCCTCATCAAACCGGGCGAAAAAATTGCCATTGTCGGTCCTTCCGGTGCAGGGAAATCAACTATTACCAGCCTCTTATTAAGGCTCTATGAACCTAAAGAAGGCTGCGTTTGCCTAGATGGTAAAAATATTCAAGATTACACCATCGCCAGCTTGCGCTCTCAAATTGCTATCGTGCCACAAGATAATTTGTTATTCGGTCTAAGTGTACGTGAAAACATCGCGTTAGGCGCCGTTAATCAGGCTGAGAAAATTACCGATGAAGAAATTATTCAAGCTGCAAAATTAGCTAACGCACATGATTTTATTACAGCCTTACCACAAGGCTACGACACCATTCTTAGTGAACGAGGCGGCTCGCTTTCCGGTGGACAGCGTCAGCGTATTGCTATTGCTCGTGCAGCAATGAATAAAAGTGCGGTATTAATTTTGGATGAACCAACTGTTGGCTTAGACTAA